The sequence GTCATTTGCTGGGAATTGTACTGGGGAGACCCCGGTGACACGCCGAAGGGGAAAATACACCGACGCACATAACACTCCTCTCTTCCGAAAATTAATTCACACCCATTTTATAGAAAGGGACCTACGGCCTGCCGGCGGAGGCAGGCGCCCCCCGGTGAATCAGGCGTGTGATTCCACCAGCGCCAGCGCAGCGTCTTGGTACGCGTGGAAGAGATCGCCGCAGAAGGCGTCCCACTCGCGGCAGACCCGGATGTTTTCTTCGTTGAGGCCGAGTATGTCCTGGTGATCGACGAGCGCGGTCATGCGCGTTTCGAGGGCTTTCACGACGGACTCATCGCGGCCGGGGAGCGCCGCGCGCACGAAGGCGGACGGGGTGAGCCATGCGCGCGCCTTCTGGAAATCGCGGTGCACCTGGGTGAGGAGCACATTGCGCGGTCCCTCCCAGAGCTCGTTGACCGCCGAATCGCGATAGAGGCGGGGAAGGCATGAAAAGTCCTCCATGACCCCATGCCCGCCGAATACCGACATCGCGGTCCGGATGGTGTCCGTGCAGTCGCCGGAAGCGGTGATCTTCTGGAGCATGATGAGCTCGCGGACGCAAAAGCTCCGAACCCTGGCTTCCGGCGCATCGGACCCCTTTTCCTTCAGGGTATCGAGGAACTCGCCGTACAGACGGAATGCTCCCGCCGTCGTCCTCTGTGCGGTCCGTTCGGCATCGCGGATCTGTCCCGCGAGCAGGGGAAACTGCCCTATGGGGAGCCCGAACGCGGTCCTGAACCGCGCGTACCCGGAGGCCTCGCGCACGGCCCTCGTCATGAACGCGGCCGCGGACAGACCCACGGTGAGGCGCGAGTAGGTGAGCACGATGCCGACCACGTTCGCGAGGCCGCGCTCGAGCGGGCCCACGGGGTAGGCGAGGGCGCCGTTGAAGGTAAGCTCGGCGGTAGTGAGCTCGCTCGTGCCCATCTTCCACTTGATGCGATCGATGGTGTACCCGTTGCGGATTTCCCGCTCCTTCATGCCGGGGAGCCAGGACGGGGCCACGAAGAGCGCCACGGATTCGGAGCCCCTGGGCTTGGCGGTGACCACCGCGTAATCGGCGTGCGTCGCCGAACAGAAGAACTTCGTGCCGTACAACCGCCAGGCGCCGTCCGCCTGTTCCGCCTCGAGCAGGTTGGAGGGAACGTCAGAACCGCCCTGGATCTCGGACAGGTACTGCGCTCCTATCGCGAATTTCCCGTCCAGGCCCTCCGCGCAGTGCGCGAGTATGCCTTTGGTCTCCGGCGTGTCCGCGAATTTGCGTAGAAGCTCCACGAGTCCCTCGGTGCAGGTGATGGGGCAGGCGATGCAGGATTCGCCGTTCTGATATATGAGGAACATCTTGATGAGCTTCTCCAGGGGAGGGGTCTTCGCGGAGAAGAGGCCCTGCGAGAATATTTCATCCTCGAGTTTCTCCGTATCCGACGGGCGCACGATCCGGTCGATGCGGTTTCCGTGCCCGTCGTAATGCCGCATGAAGGGCCGGAGCTCCGGCCAGGAAATCCGGTCGGCGGCGTCGCGCCAGGGGAAGGACGCCTTCTTCGAGAGGGCTCTCGCCTCACGGTCGAGGCGCTCGAAATCGGCGGCGCCGGCGAAGCGTCGCAGGACGCGCTGGATGAAGGGATCGTCGGCGTAGTAGTCGAGACCGTTTCTCCATTCAAGGTAGTCGTCGAAACTGTACGGGTTGTTCCGGTCGGGGAGCGACATGGGCGGCCTCCTGGGAGTGAAACTATGGTCATTATTACGAACACTGTTCGGTTCCGTCAAGGAAATTTCGCTTGCAATCGGCCTTCCCGCGGGCGATAACTATTCGCCCGGGGAGGGGAGGGATCGCCATGCCAAAGGATCGGACGCTTGGAAAACTGCGGGAACGGGAGCGCGAGGCGCGCCGCGCCCTTATCGTGGACGCGGCGCTGCGCGTATTCGCGACGCGGCCCTTCGATCGCGCCAGCATGCGCGATATCGCCGCCGAGGCCGGTATCGCGGCGTCTTCGATCTATACGTATTTCCCCGACCAGCAGACGCTCTTTATTGAAGCGATGACCCGCGAGAGCGCGCCGCTCATAGGGAAATTGGAGAGGATCGTTGCGCGCCAGCAGGGTCCCGCGGCCGTGGAGAAGGTGACGATCGCCTTTATCGATTTCTTCATGGAACACGATTCGTACTTCCGCATGATGACCCATTTCATGATGCAGGGAGAGCTGGGGGAACAGCCGGCGCGGAAGGTGAGCGAAACGATGCGCAAGGTCTTCGACGCGTTCGACAGGCTTTTCCCGGGGAGCGACGCCCGGTCCACGCGGCTCAACTCGCACAGCTATTTCGCCGCCCTGAACGGCATCCTCATCACCTTCCGGCGTTATCCCGGAAGGAGCAAGGCCGAGCTTCTCAGGCACATGCGGCAGGTGGGGAAACGCATGGCCGCGATGGCGAGCTCCGGGGCCCGCCCGTCCCGGGCGAAGGGATGAACGGGCGATGAAGCGAATCGGCCCCCCTTTCCTTATAGTGGTATGCCTCGCCGCGTGCATCAGCTCCTGCTCCTGCGCCTCCGGACTTGTATACTTTCCCGACACGAAGGTGACCGTGACGCCCGCCGTTGCCGGTCTCGCCTTCCAGGCGGTTCGAGTGCGCACCGCGGATAAAGTGACGATCGCCGCATGGTGGCTCCCGCACGAGGCCGCGCGCGCAACGGTGCTCTTCTGCCATGGGAACGCGGGAAATATTTCCCACAGGCTCGACCAGCTGAAGATATTCCACGGCCTGGGGCTGAACGTGCTCATTTTCGATTACCGCGGGTACGGTGAAAGCGAGGGCAGTCCCTCGGAGGAGGGAACGCGGCGCGATGCCGAGGCGGCATGGGAATGGTGCACCGGGACGATGGGAATCTCCCCGCGGGACATGATTATCTACGGGCATTCCCTGGGGGGCGCCGTCGCCGTACGGCTCGCGTCCGAAAAAACGGCCGCCGGACTTATTGTGGATTCTTCCTTCACGTCGGTCGCCGATGTCGCGTCACGGCATGTGCCGGGGGTGCTCGCGCGAGGACTGTTCGGCGGGATGTATGACTCGAGGGAGACCATTGCGCGGGTGCGCTGTCCGGTGCTCGTCATGCACAGCCCGGAGGATGAGATCATTCCCTATGAGATGGGG is a genomic window of Spirochaetota bacterium containing:
- a CDS encoding alpha/beta hydrolase; protein product: MKRIGPPFLIVVCLAACISSCSCASGLVYFPDTKVTVTPAVAGLAFQAVRVRTADKVTIAAWWLPHEAARATVLFCHGNAGNISHRLDQLKIFHGLGLNVLIFDYRGYGESEGSPSEEGTRRDAEAAWEWCTGTMGISPRDMIIYGHSLGGAVAVRLASEKTAAGLIVDSSFTSVADVASRHVPGVLARGLFGGMYDSRETIARVRCPVLVMHSPEDEIIPYEMGEELFRVAREPKRFFKSRGSHNSAFIETGPGWGEAIGAFIEGAAVSK
- a CDS encoding acyl-CoA dehydrogenase, which translates into the protein MSLPDRNNPYSFDDYLEWRNGLDYYADDPFIQRVLRRFAGAADFERLDREARALSKKASFPWRDAADRISWPELRPFMRHYDGHGNRIDRIVRPSDTEKLEDEIFSQGLFSAKTPPLEKLIKMFLIYQNGESCIACPITCTEGLVELLRKFADTPETKGILAHCAEGLDGKFAIGAQYLSEIQGGSDVPSNLLEAEQADGAWRLYGTKFFCSATHADYAVVTAKPRGSESVALFVAPSWLPGMKEREIRNGYTIDRIKWKMGTSELTTAELTFNGALAYPVGPLERGLANVVGIVLTYSRLTVGLSAAAFMTRAVREASGYARFRTAFGLPIGQFPLLAGQIRDAERTAQRTTAGAFRLYGEFLDTLKEKGSDAPEARVRSFCVRELIMLQKITASGDCTDTIRTAMSVFGGHGVMEDFSCLPRLYRDSAVNELWEGPRNVLLTQVHRDFQKARAWLTPSAFVRAALPGRDESVVKALETRMTALVDHQDILGLNEENIRVCREWDAFCGDLFHAYQDAALALVESHA
- a CDS encoding TetR/AcrR family transcriptional regulator; the protein is MPKDRTLGKLREREREARRALIVDAALRVFATRPFDRASMRDIAAEAGIAASSIYTYFPDQQTLFIEAMTRESAPLIGKLERIVARQQGPAAVEKVTIAFIDFFMEHDSYFRMMTHFMMQGELGEQPARKVSETMRKVFDAFDRLFPGSDARSTRLNSHSYFAALNGILITFRRYPGRSKAELLRHMRQVGKRMAAMASSGARPSRAKG